A window of Prolixibacter sp. SD074 contains these coding sequences:
- a CDS encoding aldo/keto reductase, with the protein MKYNLLGNTGLKVSELCLGTMTFGGRGMWTSIGALPQEQVNALVKQAVDGGINFIDTANVYSEGLSEQMTGQAIRDLGLNRDELVVATKVRGEMGVGPNDSGLTRKHILQQADESLKRLNLDYIDLYQIHGFDALTPLEETLGALDSLVKAGKVRYIGCSNLAAWQIMKALGISAREHLSKFVSLQAYYTIAGRDLERELVPLLLDQKLGLMVWSPLAGGLLSGKYGRDVESGEGRRANYDFPPVNKDKAFDIIDVMRKIATAKDVSVAQIALAWLLHQEAVTTVIVGAKKPEQLADNLSSVKVQLSDDELAQLGEVSKLTPEYPGWMLDRQGADRK; encoded by the coding sequence ATGAAGTACAACCTATTAGGAAATACCGGATTAAAAGTATCGGAACTGTGTCTGGGGACCATGACTTTTGGCGGACGCGGTATGTGGACGTCCATCGGGGCCCTGCCGCAGGAGCAGGTCAATGCCCTGGTGAAGCAGGCCGTTGACGGCGGCATTAACTTCATCGACACGGCCAACGTGTACAGCGAGGGCCTCAGCGAGCAGATGACCGGACAGGCCATCCGCGATTTGGGACTAAACCGTGATGAGCTGGTCGTTGCTACCAAGGTGCGCGGCGAGATGGGCGTAGGCCCTAACGATTCGGGTTTAACCCGTAAACATATCCTGCAGCAGGCCGACGAGAGCCTGAAACGGCTGAACTTGGATTACATCGACCTGTACCAGATCCACGGCTTCGATGCGCTGACACCGCTGGAGGAAACCCTCGGCGCACTCGATTCGCTGGTGAAAGCGGGCAAGGTTCGTTACATCGGGTGCAGCAACCTCGCTGCCTGGCAAATCATGAAAGCGCTGGGCATCTCGGCCCGCGAGCACCTCAGCAAGTTCGTTTCGCTGCAGGCCTATTATACCATTGCCGGACGCGACCTTGAGCGCGAGCTGGTGCCGCTCCTCCTCGACCAAAAACTCGGATTGATGGTCTGGAGTCCATTGGCCGGAGGTTTGCTCAGCGGTAAATATGGCCGCGACGTGGAATCGGGCGAAGGACGCCGTGCTAATTACGATTTTCCGCCGGTGAACAAGGACAAAGCTTTCGACATCATCGATGTGATGCGCAAAATAGCCACAGCCAAAGATGTCTCCGTGGCACAAATTGCCCTTGCCTGGCTGTTGCACCAAGAAGCCGTCACCACCGTGATTGTGGGAGCCAAGAAGCCGGAGCAGCTGGCCGACAACCTCAGCTCAGTAAAAGTACAGCTGTCCGACGACGAACTCGCCCAACTCGGTGAAGTTAGCAAGCTAACTCCCGAATACCCCGGTTGGATGCTCGACCGCCAGGGAGCCGACCGGAAATAA